The following are encoded in a window of Sphaerisporangium siamense genomic DNA:
- a CDS encoding MmcQ/YjbR family DNA-binding protein: MSPEEIAELLLGLPEVSEEEPFAPGLPVYKVVGKVFAIYQPDPPAQITLKCDPARALHLRDEYPAIVPGYHVNKRLWNTVSLDGSVPDDLLADLMRHSYEQAAAGLRKADRERVLDRLDRAGPI, from the coding sequence GCCTCCCGGAGGTCAGCGAGGAGGAGCCGTTCGCGCCCGGTCTGCCGGTGTACAAGGTGGTGGGAAAGGTCTTCGCGATCTACCAGCCCGACCCACCGGCGCAGATCACGCTGAAGTGCGATCCCGCGCGGGCGCTGCACCTGCGCGACGAGTATCCGGCGATCGTGCCCGGGTACCACGTCAACAAGCGGCTGTGGAACACGGTGAGCCTCGACGGCAGCGTTCCCGACGATCTGCTCGCCGATCTGATGCGCCATTCCTACGAACAGGCCGCGGCGGGGTTGCGCAAGGCCGATCGCGAACGAGTACTCGATCGACTTGACCGGGCCGGGCCAATTTAA
- a CDS encoding DUF6623 family protein, with the protein MARTTLWTSSAAVRPEKYEGGLEQGTHTGGTSTFEIPAGQEVWFHFPLPTPWLVNDLAYYLERVAILWETDNAQVTEVAAYHGPGERYTLSTVPQEGSYLQAGPDIPDNTYTVQTDAGDRPRTGYGVQASIKVKANGGAGRVTFGGAGATFHDTPLRGHREAVARQ; encoded by the coding sequence GTGGCCAGAACGACTCTTTGGACCTCCAGCGCCGCAGTCCGTCCGGAAAAGTACGAGGGCGGCCTGGAGCAGGGCACGCACACCGGCGGAACCTCGACCTTCGAGATCCCCGCCGGGCAGGAAGTCTGGTTCCACTTCCCGCTCCCGACCCCGTGGCTGGTGAACGACCTGGCTTACTACCTGGAGCGGGTCGCGATCCTCTGGGAGACGGACAACGCGCAGGTCACCGAGGTCGCGGCCTACCACGGCCCGGGTGAGCGCTACACCCTCTCCACGGTTCCGCAGGAGGGCAGCTACCTGCAGGCCGGGCCGGACATCCCCGACAACACCTACACCGTCCAGACCGACGCGGGCGACCGGCCGAGAACCGGCTACGGCGTGCAGGCGTCCATCAAGGTGAAGGCGAACGGCGGCGCGGGCCGCGTCACGTTCGGCGGCGCCGGCGCGACGTTCCACGACACCCCTCTTCGTGGACACCGCGAGGCGGTAGCCCGGCAGTAA
- the aroB gene encoding 3-dehydroquinate synthase: MTRIPVGGSAAYEIVIGDDALTEVPALLSGSGRAAVIHCQTMKDTAHAIAGDLRAHGHEAELIAVPDGEQAKDHAVAAHCWNELARLGFTRSDAVVAVGGGATTDLAGFVAATWLRGVPIVQVPTSLTAMVDGAIGGKTAINIPAGKNLVGAFHAPAGVVCDLGLLETLPEIELVNGLAEVVRIGFIADPVILDTIEAGTEAVTTPGTPQLRDIIERAARIKAEIVTEDMRDHGRRQFLNYGHTLGHAIEKVARYRWRHGSAVSVGMCYAAELGRITGHLDDATADRHAEILMMLGLPTTYRPDVWPDLLEAMRIDKKARGSRLRFIVLDGLAAPTVLDDPGEEVLVAAYAPCCRLVAD; encoded by the coding sequence TTGACGCGCATCCCGGTAGGCGGTTCGGCCGCGTACGAGATCGTCATCGGCGATGACGCACTAACGGAAGTACCAGCCTTGCTGAGCGGCTCCGGACGGGCCGCGGTGATCCACTGCCAGACGATGAAGGACACCGCGCACGCCATCGCCGGCGACCTGCGCGCGCACGGCCACGAGGCGGAGCTCATCGCGGTGCCCGACGGCGAACAGGCCAAGGACCACGCGGTCGCCGCGCACTGCTGGAACGAGCTCGCGCGCCTCGGATTCACCCGTTCCGACGCCGTCGTGGCCGTCGGCGGCGGCGCCACCACCGACCTCGCGGGGTTCGTCGCGGCGACCTGGCTGCGCGGCGTGCCCATCGTGCAGGTGCCGACCTCGCTGACCGCGATGGTGGACGGCGCGATCGGCGGCAAGACCGCGATCAACATCCCCGCGGGCAAGAACCTGGTCGGCGCGTTCCACGCGCCGGCCGGGGTGGTCTGCGACCTCGGCCTGCTCGAAACGCTGCCGGAGATCGAGCTGGTCAACGGCCTGGCCGAGGTCGTGAGGATCGGCTTCATCGCCGACCCGGTCATCCTGGACACCATCGAGGCCGGCACCGAGGCCGTCACGACGCCCGGCACGCCGCAGCTCCGCGACATCATCGAGCGCGCGGCCCGGATCAAGGCCGAGATCGTCACCGAGGACATGCGCGACCACGGGCGCCGGCAGTTCCTGAACTACGGCCACACGCTCGGGCACGCCATCGAGAAGGTGGCGCGGTACAGGTGGCGGCACGGGTCGGCCGTCTCGGTCGGGATGTGCTACGCCGCCGAGCTGGGCCGCATCACCGGCCACCTCGACGACGCGACCGCGGACCGGCACGCCGAGATCCTCATGATGCTGGGCCTGCCCACCACCTACCGGCCCGACGTGTGGCCCGACCTGCTGGAGGCGATGCGGATCGACAAGAAGGCGCGGGGCTCGCGGCTGCGGTTCATCGTGCTGGACGGCCTGGCCGCGCCGACCGTGCTGGACGATCCCGGCGAGGAGGTCCTGGTGGCGGCGTACGCGCCGTGCTGCCGGCTCGTCGCCGACTGA